The following coding sequences are from one Hymenobacter sp. DG25A window:
- a CDS encoding PDZ domain-containing protein, whose product MKSLLYGALLAALMPLHSALAASELTYTVNIDPAVSTDEFQVRLQLPKKLKKDQAIYQFASTAPGTYQVMDMGRFVRKFEAFDKKGKPLEAKQISTNQWQLANPEKTREIRYTIAETWDTKVQEHRIYRMCGSSLEADHALLNGQTILGYPQGMQNKPLRLKVNYPSGWKAGSALTPDSKGYYHAKDYDQAVDSPILLGRLTEATTKLGDAEVALYCYSKTDLIKAEPLLADMQKMLGAAKTFLVQLPVKRYAFLYHFEDQSQGAWEHSYSSEYVLQEQPLTPEYVQSITDMAAHEFFHIVTPLNIHSEIIEHFNFVQPTGSQHLWLYEGTTEWAAHMMQLRSGLVSLDDYLNTLHDKVRYDHLRADTTYSLKRLGLNSFLDEGQEQYGNIYQRGAMTAALLDLRLLELSGGKRGLREVLLDLAKKYGPSKPVSEKDFFDDFTKMTYPEIRDFFTRYIENAEPLPLQEYYAKVGIRYDAKLKTGQKVGLIPMEGLGFRPGPDGILFSNVPANLQAQGIQPNDKLVAVDGEAVTPQNLRQLLAAVQTRKPGSDYTLTISRNGAEQKVLARTLVRDEVKAYNFALNPQATPEQLALRKAWQTNL is encoded by the coding sequence ATGAAATCCTTACTGTACGGTGCCCTGCTGGCTGCCCTGATGCCCTTGCACTCAGCGCTGGCCGCTTCCGAGCTTACCTACACCGTCAACATTGACCCGGCCGTTTCCACTGATGAGTTTCAGGTGCGGCTGCAGCTGCCCAAAAAGCTGAAAAAAGATCAGGCCATTTACCAGTTTGCCTCCACCGCGCCCGGCACGTACCAGGTAATGGACATGGGCCGCTTTGTGCGCAAGTTTGAGGCTTTTGACAAGAAGGGCAAGCCGCTGGAAGCCAAACAGATTTCCACCAACCAGTGGCAGCTGGCCAACCCGGAGAAGACCCGCGAAATCCGCTACACCATAGCTGAAACCTGGGATACCAAGGTGCAGGAGCACCGCATCTACCGCATGTGCGGCTCCTCCCTGGAGGCCGACCACGCCCTGCTGAACGGGCAAACCATTCTGGGCTACCCCCAGGGCATGCAGAACAAGCCCCTGCGCCTGAAAGTAAACTACCCCAGCGGCTGGAAAGCCGGCTCGGCCCTCACGCCCGATTCCAAAGGCTACTACCACGCCAAAGACTACGACCAGGCCGTAGACTCGCCCATTCTGCTTGGCCGCCTCACGGAAGCCACCACCAAGCTCGGCGACGCCGAAGTGGCGCTGTACTGCTACTCTAAAACCGACCTGATTAAGGCCGAGCCCCTGCTGGCTGATATGCAGAAAATGCTGGGCGCCGCCAAGACTTTCCTGGTGCAGCTGCCCGTGAAGCGCTATGCTTTCCTGTATCACTTCGAAGACCAGAGCCAGGGTGCCTGGGAGCATTCCTACAGTTCGGAGTACGTGCTGCAGGAGCAGCCCCTCACGCCCGAATACGTGCAGAGCATCACGGATATGGCCGCGCATGAGTTCTTCCACATCGTGACGCCCCTGAACATTCATTCGGAAATCATCGAGCACTTCAACTTTGTGCAGCCTACCGGCTCGCAGCACCTGTGGCTGTATGAAGGCACCACGGAGTGGGCCGCGCACATGATGCAGCTGCGCAGCGGCCTGGTTTCTTTAGATGATTACCTAAACACCCTGCACGATAAAGTGCGCTACGACCACCTGCGCGCCGATACCACTTACTCCCTGAAGCGCCTCGGGCTGAACTCCTTCCTGGATGAAGGTCAGGAGCAGTACGGCAACATTTACCAGCGCGGCGCCATGACGGCCGCCCTGCTGGATCTGCGCCTGCTGGAACTTTCCGGCGGTAAGCGCGGCCTGCGCGAAGTACTGCTGGATCTGGCCAAGAAATACGGCCCCAGCAAGCCGGTTAGCGAGAAGGACTTTTTCGATGACTTTACAAAGATGACTTACCCCGAAATCCGGGACTTCTTCACGCGCTACATAGAAAACGCCGAGCCACTGCCCTTGCAGGAGTACTACGCCAAAGTGGGTATTCGCTATGATGCCAAGCTGAAAACAGGCCAGAAAGTAGGGCTGATTCCTATGGAAGGTCTGGGGTTCCGGCCCGGCCCCGATGGTATTCTGTTCAGCAACGTGCCCGCTAACCTGCAGGCCCAGGGCATTCAGCCCAACGATAAGCTGGTAGCCGTTGATGGAGAAGCCGTCACGCCGCAAAACCTGAGGCAACTGCTGGCTGCCGTGCAGACCCGCAAGCCCGGCTCCGACTATACCCTCACCATCAGCCGCAACGGCGCCGAGCAAAAAGTGCTGGCCCGCACGCTGGTGCGCGATGAGGTGAAGGCCTATAATTTCGCCCTGAATCCGCAGGCCACGCCCGAGCAGTTGGCCCTGCGCAAAGCCTGGCAGACCAATCTATAG
- the meaB gene encoding methylmalonyl Co-A mutase-associated GTPase MeaB: MAKRFSVSEYTDGILAGNRMLLSRAITLVESTLPSDQRLAEQVLDRVLPHTGRSVRVGITGVPGVGKSTFIEALGMHLVEQQGKRLAVLAVDPSSQRSGGSILGDKTRMNQLAAHPHAYIRPSPAGRSLGGVTRSTREAMLLCEAAGHDVIFVETVGVGQSETAVHGMVDFFLLLMLAGAGDELQGIKKGIMEMADAVVITKADGANELPARRARAEYQNALHLFPLAPSGWSPVVTTSSALTGAGVPEVWQLLETYCAQTQASGYFQQRRQEQHLHWLHETIRQGLEDQFYARPEVQAHLAAIRQQVLDGRKSAFGAAAELLGLK, translated from the coding sequence TTGGCCAAGCGCTTTTCCGTTTCCGAATACACTGACGGCATTCTGGCCGGCAACCGTATGCTGCTCAGCCGCGCCATTACGCTGGTAGAAAGCACCCTGCCCAGCGACCAGCGCCTGGCCGAGCAGGTGCTGGACCGCGTACTGCCGCACACGGGCCGCTCGGTGCGCGTAGGTATTACCGGCGTGCCGGGCGTAGGAAAAAGTACGTTTATTGAAGCCCTGGGCATGCACCTGGTGGAGCAGCAGGGCAAGCGGCTGGCCGTGCTAGCCGTAGACCCCAGCAGCCAGCGCAGTGGCGGCAGTATTCTGGGCGATAAAACCCGCATGAACCAGCTGGCAGCACACCCGCACGCCTACATTCGCCCCTCCCCGGCCGGCCGCTCTCTGGGCGGCGTTACGCGCAGCACCCGCGAGGCCATGCTGCTCTGCGAAGCCGCCGGGCACGATGTCATTTTTGTGGAAACCGTGGGCGTGGGCCAGAGCGAAACCGCCGTGCACGGCATGGTAGATTTCTTTCTGCTGTTGATGCTGGCCGGCGCCGGCGACGAGCTGCAGGGCATCAAGAAAGGCATCATGGAAATGGCCGATGCCGTAGTCATCACCAAAGCCGACGGCGCCAATGAGCTGCCCGCCCGCCGCGCCCGCGCCGAGTACCAGAATGCCTTGCACCTGTTTCCGCTGGCGCCCTCCGGCTGGAGCCCCGTGGTAACTACCAGCTCAGCTTTGACCGGTGCCGGCGTGCCGGAAGTGTGGCAACTGCTGGAAACCTATTGTGCTCAAACACAAGCCAGCGGCTACTTTCAGCAGCGGCGACAGGAGCAGCACCTGCACTGGCTGCACGAAACCATCCGGCAGGGCTTGGAAGACCAGTTCTACGCCCGCCCCGAAGTACAGGCGCACCTGGCCGCCATCCGCCAGCAGGTGCTGGATGGGCGCAAGTCAGCCTTTGGGGCCGCGGCGGAGCTGCTGGGTCTGAAGTAA
- a CDS encoding WD40 repeat domain-containing protein, with amino-acid sequence MKRLLFLLLACLPSLTALAQAEQSIWYFGNQAGLSFSTGQPVPLLDGKMNTYEGSAVATNAQGQLLFYTNGVSVWNRQHKLMPNGRHLMGDASSTQSAVIVPDPGSGNVFYIFTTDLQGRSNGLRYSVVDMTRDNGFGDVPRANMLLITPVAEKLAAVRHANGRDVWVVAHRWNSNAFVSYLVTAEGVAGMPVMSNVGSMHAGPGRNAIGCIKFSPDGSKLAAALWRESNKFELFDFDRTTGVISNPQQFGPYEEAYGVEFSPDGSKLYGTSNGAGGGDATITQFDLRTGKAERVGKSANRKVGTLQLGPDGKIYVAREDNPYLGVIQNPNAPGAACNYVDDGFNLGAKRSKLGLPNFIR; translated from the coding sequence ATGAAACGACTCCTGTTTTTACTGCTTGCCTGCCTGCCGAGCTTAACGGCTTTGGCTCAGGCCGAGCAAAGCATCTGGTATTTCGGCAACCAGGCCGGCCTCAGCTTTTCCACCGGCCAGCCGGTACCCCTGCTGGATGGTAAGATGAACACCTACGAGGGCTCAGCCGTGGCTACCAATGCCCAGGGCCAGCTGCTGTTCTATACCAACGGCGTAAGCGTGTGGAACCGCCAGCATAAGCTGATGCCCAACGGCCGCCACCTCATGGGCGACGCCAGCAGCACGCAAAGCGCCGTTATCGTGCCCGACCCGGGCAGCGGCAACGTGTTCTACATTTTCACCACTGACCTGCAGGGCCGCAGCAACGGCCTGCGCTATTCCGTCGTCGATATGACCCGCGACAACGGCTTTGGCGATGTGCCCCGCGCCAATATGCTGCTCATTACCCCGGTAGCCGAAAAGCTGGCGGCCGTGCGCCACGCCAACGGCCGCGACGTATGGGTGGTGGCCCACCGCTGGAACTCTAACGCCTTTGTTTCCTACCTGGTAACGGCCGAGGGTGTAGCCGGCATGCCCGTGATGAGCAACGTGGGCAGCATGCACGCGGGCCCCGGCCGCAATGCCATTGGCTGCATCAAATTCTCGCCCGATGGCAGCAAGCTGGCCGCCGCGCTGTGGCGGGAAAGCAACAAGTTTGAGCTCTTCGATTTTGACCGTACCACCGGCGTCATCAGCAACCCGCAGCAGTTTGGGCCTTATGAGGAAGCCTACGGCGTGGAGTTTTCGCCCGATGGCAGCAAGCTCTACGGCACCAGCAACGGCGCCGGTGGTGGCGACGCCACCATCACCCAGTTTGACCTGCGCACCGGCAAAGCAGAAAGAGTGGGCAAGTCAGCCAACCGCAAAGTGGGCACCCTGCAGCTCGGCCCCGATGGCAAAATCTACGTGGCCCGCGAAGACAACCCTTATCTGGGCGTAATTCAGAACCCCAATGCCCCGGGCGCGGCCTGCAACTATGTTGACGATGGGTTTAACCTGGGTGCCAAGCGCAGCAAGCTGGGCCTGCCCAACTTTATCCGGTAG
- a CDS encoding NUDIX hydrolase yields the protein MPAFKSVLPPLREAAVLVPVYRDAAGRLRLVLVRRGKGGIHGGQLAFPGGKREVQDTSLQATALRETHEEVGLPIAQVQILATLPVIVTMVSSFRITPFLGHIHPPARWLLQSSEIAEVLDVEVAELLAPETHTTEEWQLPGWASPRPISFYRIGPYALWGASYRIVQPLLPRLLAGEWAI from the coding sequence ATGCCTGCTTTCAAAAGTGTACTTCCTCCCTTACGCGAGGCTGCCGTGCTGGTGCCCGTGTACCGTGATGCGGCCGGCCGCCTGCGGCTGGTACTGGTGCGCCGGGGCAAGGGTGGCATTCACGGTGGGCAACTGGCTTTCCCGGGTGGCAAGCGGGAGGTGCAGGATACTTCCCTGCAAGCCACGGCCCTGCGCGAAACTCACGAGGAAGTAGGCCTGCCCATTGCCCAGGTTCAGATATTGGCTACGCTGCCGGTTATTGTTACCATGGTTTCCAGCTTCCGCATCACGCCGTTTCTGGGGCACATTCATCCGCCGGCCCGCTGGCTGCTGCAGTCTTCTGAAATAGCCGAGGTGCTGGATGTAGAGGTGGCCGAACTCCTGGCCCCCGAAACCCACACCACCGAGGAGTGGCAGCTGCCGGGCTGGGCCAGCCCCCGCCCTATTTCTTTTTACCGGATTGGGCCGTATGCCCTGTGGGGCGCCAGCTACCGTATTGTGCAGCCACTCCTGCCCCGCCTGCTGGCCGGGGAGTGGGCTATATAA
- a CDS encoding YitT family protein — protein MLLQQLILERIKKRKDAAQPQYIPDLTYTPPENSASAPAAFNRVRRELLHASMLLAGVFSAALGLKGFLLPNGFIDGGVTGISLLTTELTGISLSLLIVVINIPFIILGYFQLGLGFALRTLVTILALAVVLLLVSFPTLTQDKLLIAVFGGFFLGAGIGLAVRGGAVLDGTEILAVYISKRTMLSVGDVILIINIFIFSIAAWLLSVETALYSVLAYLSAAKTVDFIIEGIEEYTGVTIISARSESIRQMVTEKLGRGATLYVGKGGYGSHGQHPGQIDIIFTVVTRLEVTRLTDEIDRIDPQAFVVMSSVRDTKGGLVKKRPLH, from the coding sequence ATGCTTCTGCAACAACTTATTTTAGAGCGAATTAAAAAGAGAAAGGATGCCGCGCAGCCGCAGTATATTCCTGATCTTACCTATACCCCCCCGGAAAATTCCGCATCGGCTCCCGCCGCCTTTAACCGTGTACGGCGTGAGCTGCTGCACGCCAGCATGCTGCTGGCCGGAGTATTCTCGGCGGCGCTGGGGCTGAAAGGCTTTTTGCTGCCCAATGGCTTCATTGATGGCGGCGTAACCGGCATTTCCCTGCTGACCACCGAACTGACGGGTATCTCCCTGTCGTTGCTGATTGTGGTTATCAATATTCCTTTTATCATTCTGGGCTACTTTCAGCTGGGCTTGGGCTTTGCACTGCGCACCCTGGTTACCATTCTGGCGCTGGCAGTGGTCCTCTTACTGGTATCCTTCCCCACGCTCACGCAGGATAAGTTGCTGATTGCCGTATTCGGTGGGTTTTTCCTGGGGGCCGGTATTGGGCTGGCCGTGCGCGGCGGGGCCGTGCTGGATGGTACCGAGATTCTGGCCGTGTACATCAGCAAAAGAACCATGCTCTCGGTGGGGGATGTCATTCTGATCATCAACATCTTCATCTTCAGTATTGCGGCCTGGCTGCTCTCTGTAGAAACGGCCCTCTACTCGGTGCTGGCCTACCTTTCGGCGGCCAAAACCGTCGATTTTATCATTGAAGGCATTGAAGAGTACACCGGCGTCACTATCATCTCGGCGCGTAGTGAGAGCATCCGGCAGATGGTAACGGAGAAGCTGGGCCGGGGTGCCACCCTGTATGTAGGCAAAGGCGGCTACGGCTCACACGGGCAGCATCCCGGGCAAATTGATATCATCTTCACCGTGGTGACGCGCCTGGAAGTCACGCGCCTGACGGATGAGATTGACCGCATCGATCCGCAGGCTTTTGTGGTGATGAGCAGCGTGCGCGACACCAAGGGGGGGCTGGTGAAGAAACGGCCCTTGCATTAA
- a CDS encoding M57 family metalloprotease, with protein sequence MKTTKLFASALLLVGATFFSSCSKQEDVASKNAISEDTLTQIKALGFSTHDVKRDGDEYVVEGDIRLSARDLNSKADGKFLRVGESEQYRTTNLVSVGSTTRTIYVAVSTSLPSAYATATDEAIRRYNAEGLRIRFQRVSSGYNILLTKAPTNASYLASAGFPTSAGNPYNQVLVNSTYLGSNPGTNYLGTILAHEMGHCIGFRHTDYMDRSYSCGGAYTNEGASTVGAILIPGTPSSADPNSWMLACVGTGVNRPFNTNDRTALNYLY encoded by the coding sequence ATGAAAACAACTAAACTATTTGCCTCTGCTCTGCTGCTGGTTGGCGCTACCTTCTTCTCAAGCTGCAGCAAGCAGGAAGACGTTGCCTCTAAAAATGCTATTAGCGAAGACACCCTCACGCAGATTAAAGCCCTTGGCTTCAGCACCCACGATGTAAAGCGGGATGGCGACGAATATGTGGTAGAAGGTGACATCCGCCTTTCGGCCCGCGACCTGAACAGCAAAGCCGACGGCAAATTCCTGCGGGTGGGCGAATCGGAGCAGTACCGCACCACCAACCTGGTAAGCGTGGGCTCTACTACCCGCACCATTTATGTGGCGGTCAGCACTTCGCTGCCCTCAGCCTACGCCACGGCTACCGATGAAGCTATCCGTCGCTACAACGCGGAAGGGCTGCGTATTCGCTTCCAGCGCGTGTCCTCGGGCTACAACATTCTGCTGACGAAGGCGCCAACCAACGCCTCTTATCTGGCTTCGGCCGGCTTCCCCACGTCGGCAGGCAACCCCTACAACCAGGTGCTGGTAAACTCTACCTACCTGGGCTCTAACCCCGGCACCAACTACCTGGGCACCATTCTGGCGCACGAAATGGGTCACTGCATCGGCTTCCGCCACACCGACTACATGGACCGCAGCTATAGCTGTGGTGGTGCCTACACCAACGAAGGCGCCAGCACGGTGGGTGCCATCCTGATTCCCGGTACGCCTTCTTCCGCCGACCCCAACTCCTGGATGCTGGCCTGCGTGGGCACCGGTGTAAACCGCCCCTTCAACACCAACGACCGCACCGCGCTTAACTACCTCTACTAA
- a CDS encoding ankyrin repeat domain-containing protein: MSFTSNRPEDLLFDAARKGDVAYLQHLLDQQIDVNTQDVKGFTPLIIAAYDEHEDATKLLLAAGADPNVQDRAGNTALMGVCFKGYPAIAQLLIAHGADLNLQNGNGGTALMFATLFGRNQLVKVMLEAGADTTLRDVRGLTAFDLAVQQGNEEALQLMQAE, encoded by the coding sequence ATGTCCTTTACCTCCAATCGTCCCGAAGACCTGCTGTTTGATGCTGCCCGCAAAGGAGACGTGGCGTATCTGCAGCACCTGCTGGATCAGCAAATAGATGTGAATACCCAGGATGTCAAAGGCTTTACCCCGCTGATTATAGCCGCTTACGATGAGCATGAGGACGCCACCAAACTGCTGCTGGCCGCCGGCGCCGACCCCAACGTGCAGGACCGCGCCGGCAACACCGCCCTTATGGGCGTGTGCTTTAAAGGCTACCCTGCCATTGCCCAACTGCTCATTGCCCACGGCGCCGACCTGAACCTGCAAAACGGCAACGGTGGCACGGCCCTCATGTTTGCCACCTTATTTGGCCGCAACCAGCTGGTGAAAGTAATGCTGGAGGCCGGCGCCGATACCACCCTACGCGACGTGCGCGGCCTCACGGCCTTTGATCTGGCCGTGCAGCAGGGCAATGAGGAAGCCCTGCAATTGATGCAGGCAGAATAG
- a CDS encoding SBBP repeat-containing protein, with protein MKNFFLAIAFLLSVSAQAQSNQWSWVQAVEGSNPLEDIASDAFGNLYVTGTFTGFLQLGSTQLSNPGYCLYVAKFSPAGQLVFSTKLQADNSVFPASIAVDKLGNSYVTGVFNGSLSLGDKALATSQTTAGPGGDDIMTLCLAPNGAVRWLRQISSVRTGDEWEPTNQSRAIAVDAAGNSYITGSVSGSSVQIGFRTFSDRAGQAFIASYTPKGALRWANVATGPDAAQSVGLHLAVADKGQGYVSGSFYGGSLTLGGAHVPASSSSDDFLAQFDPGKGLVKWAQDPAGTEGPLAVDRKGHLYRAGQFTGTVEFGKTTLSSTGNADIFVARYNSQGKPEWATAILGEGPGYNYPEDMAVDAQYGKIYLTGIRSITSDFQAFIALLQPNGKVKQLEAVDGPGTSSGFSIAMAGPDNLYNSGIFTGTAQFGPFTLSSPFTSYYLGRYGTRKIGRSGNQTMLAALAASLYPMPAHEQFTLRLESGEKNQVLRAVLYNQLGVPVAEKTLQNPTGKLEAVFDTSQLPRGLYVLCLQQNGQLLTKTVTVE; from the coding sequence ATGAAAAACTTCTTCTTAGCAATAGCATTCTTACTTAGTGTATCCGCCCAGGCCCAATCAAACCAATGGAGCTGGGTACAGGCGGTAGAAGGCAGCAACCCACTGGAAGACATTGCATCAGATGCTTTTGGCAATCTGTATGTTACGGGCACCTTCACGGGGTTTCTCCAGCTGGGCTCTACGCAGCTGAGCAACCCGGGCTATTGCCTATATGTAGCCAAATTCTCGCCCGCGGGCCAGCTGGTATTTTCTACCAAGCTGCAGGCCGACAACTCAGTTTTTCCGGCCAGCATTGCGGTAGATAAACTGGGTAACAGCTATGTCACGGGCGTTTTTAACGGTTCGCTGAGCCTGGGCGACAAGGCATTAGCCACCAGCCAAACCACAGCCGGGCCCGGTGGGGATGATATCATGACCCTGTGCCTGGCCCCGAATGGCGCGGTGCGCTGGCTCCGGCAGATAAGCAGTGTGCGCACCGGCGACGAATGGGAACCCACAAACCAAAGCCGCGCCATTGCGGTAGACGCGGCCGGCAACAGCTACATAACCGGGAGCGTAAGCGGCAGCTCCGTCCAGATTGGCTTCCGCACCTTTTCCGACCGGGCAGGGCAGGCCTTTATTGCCAGCTATACACCCAAGGGCGCCCTACGCTGGGCCAACGTGGCTACCGGCCCCGATGCCGCCCAAAGCGTAGGCTTGCATCTGGCAGTGGCTGACAAAGGGCAAGGCTACGTGAGCGGCAGCTTTTATGGCGGCAGCCTCACGCTGGGAGGCGCCCACGTTCCGGCAAGCTCCTCCTCCGATGATTTTCTGGCACAGTTTGACCCCGGCAAGGGGCTGGTGAAGTGGGCCCAGGATCCGGCAGGTACGGAGGGCCCTCTGGCCGTTGACCGGAAGGGGCATTTGTACCGAGCGGGGCAATTTACCGGCACCGTAGAATTTGGCAAAACCACGCTGAGCAGCACGGGCAACGCAGATATTTTCGTGGCCCGCTACAACAGCCAGGGCAAACCGGAATGGGCCACGGCCATTCTGGGAGAAGGACCCGGCTACAACTACCCCGAGGATATGGCCGTGGATGCCCAATACGGCAAAATATACCTGACCGGAATACGCAGCATTACCTCCGATTTTCAGGCCTTTATTGCCCTGCTGCAGCCCAACGGCAAGGTAAAGCAACTGGAAGCAGTAGATGGACCGGGCACCAGCTCCGGATTTTCCATTGCTATGGCCGGGCCCGACAACCTCTACAACAGCGGTATTTTCACGGGCACGGCGCAGTTTGGGCCTTTCACCCTGTCCAGCCCTTTTACCAGCTACTACCTGGGGCGCTACGGCACCCGGAAAATAGGCCGCTCAGGCAACCAGACAATGCTGGCGGCGCTAGCGGCCAGCCTCTACCCCATGCCCGCGCATGAGCAGTTTACCCTGCGGCTGGAAAGCGGGGAGAAAAACCAGGTGCTGCGGGCCGTGCTCTACAACCAGCTGGGCGTACCCGTAGCCGAGAAAACCCTCCAAAACCCCACCGGCAAGCTGGAAGCAGTGTTTGACACCTCCCAACTGCCGCGCGGCCTGTATGTGCTGTGCCTGCAGCAGAACGGGCAGCTGCTCACCAAAACCGTAACGGTGGAGTAA
- a CDS encoding metal-dependent hydrolase, whose protein sequence is MPATTQLQFLGHASFRITTPEGRVILIDPWYTNLQFTPTYAWQPEQVDLVLVTHGHGDHFDFDLPALLIRTGARVAAPAPVRFYLQEQGVPAPQCEPMNIGGSVDLPEGLCLTMTAAVHPAHIDLPDGSTAVPHEAVGYILRFSDNTVLYAAGDTALFGDMRLLADLYQPTIALLPIGDRYTMGPREAAVAARLLRVPQVVPFHYGTFPSLVGTPEQLQSFLQPADGVTLQVLQAGETLDVGQLL, encoded by the coding sequence ATGCCTGCCACTACACAGCTCCAATTTCTGGGTCACGCCAGCTTCCGGATTACTACTCCCGAGGGCCGGGTTATTCTCATTGACCCCTGGTACACCAACCTGCAGTTCACGCCTACTTATGCCTGGCAGCCGGAGCAGGTGGATCTGGTGCTCGTCACCCACGGCCACGGCGACCATTTCGACTTCGACCTCCCCGCCCTGCTCATCCGCACCGGCGCCCGGGTAGCGGCGCCCGCCCCGGTCCGGTTTTACCTGCAGGAGCAGGGTGTGCCCGCGCCGCAATGTGAGCCCATGAACATAGGCGGCAGCGTTGACCTCCCGGAAGGCCTGTGCCTGACCATGACGGCCGCCGTCCACCCCGCCCACATCGACCTGCCGGATGGCTCCACCGCCGTCCCGCACGAGGCCGTGGGCTACATCCTGCGCTTCTCTGATAACACCGTGCTCTACGCCGCCGGCGACACCGCCCTGTTCGGCGACATGCGTCTGCTCGCCGACCTCTACCAACCCACCATAGCCCTGCTCCCCATCGGCGACCGGTACACTATGGGGCCGCGGGAAGCCGCTGTTGCCGCCCGCCTGCTGCGGGTGCCGCAGGTAGTGCCGTTTCACTACGGCACCTTTCCATCCCTGGTGGGCACGCCGGAGCAGCTGCAGTCCTTCCTTCAGCCCGCAGATGGCGTAACCCTGCAGGTACTGCAAGCCGGCGAAACGCTGGACGTAGGGCAGCTGCTGTAA